The genomic stretch ATTGATTTTTTCAATAGGAAGAAGCTCAAGATAATCGTATTTTGACAATAGCCAGTTAACAACGCCTTCATTTTCCTCTGGGGACCATGTACATGTTGAGTAAACAAGTGTGCCTCCAGGCGCTAGCATTTTCATTGCTTCTTCTAAGATTTCCTTTTGGAGACTGGCACATTCAGCTGGATATCCTTCATGCCAATATTGTGTCGCTGAAGGGTCTTTTCGGAACATTCCTTCTCCAGAACAAGGACCATCAAAGACAATCAAGTCAAAGTACTCTTTGAAAACTTTGGCTAATCTGTCTGAGCTTTCATTGGTTACGACAACATTTTTAGCACCAAAACGTTCCACATTCTCAACCAGAATTTTACTGCGTTTGTTGGAAATTTCATTGCTTACTAAAACACCAGTATTATTCATATAGCTAAGAAGATGGGTGGATTTTCCACCTGGTGCTGCTGCTAAATCAAGCACGCGCATGTGCTCACCCGGTGCTGCAACTTGAGCAACCATTTGAGCAGCAGGTTCTTGTGAATAGACCAGACCAGAAACATGTTCAGGTGACTTACCTGACACTTTTCCATAGTAGCCCCACGGGGTGTCAGGAATCGGTGATTCAAAAGTCTGCTGAGCATTTTTAAGAGGATTTACACGAAATCCAGAAACAGCTTCTTGATCAAAAGTTGCAAAGAAATCATCTGCTTCTTGTCCAAGAAGATTACGGTATTTTTCAATAAATTTATCAGGTAATTTCATACTTATATGATAACAATTTCACATGTTAATTACAACTTTAAGACAAGCATATGACTGATTTAATAAGCAATTTAACCAATAAAAAGCAGTTCTTATCCGAACTGCTTTGTTTGTTTATAAAAATTTTAAATCTATCTCATCGTCACAAATTCTTCGGCTCCTGTTGGATGAATGGCTACCGTATTATCAAAATCCTCTTTAGTAGCTCCCATTTTGATAGCAACTGAGAAGCCTTGAATCATTTCATCAACACCGTAGCCTATACCGTGCAAACCAATAATTTTCTCATCCTCACCTAGAGTAACCAATTTCATTTTACTTGGTTGGCGATGATTACCTAGAGCAGTATACATGGGCGTAAAAGTTGAGCGATAAACTTTAATCTTATCTGCACCAAATACTTCAGTAGCTTTTTCTTCCGAATAGCCAATAGAACCAATCGCTGGATGGCTAAAAATGACTGTGGCAACGTCTTTATAATCCATTTTTGCATTTGGTTTGTTGTTAAAAAGACGCTCTGATAATTGTCTTCCTGCCTTAACTGCTACTGGCGTTAATTCAAGTTTGCCATTAACATCTCCTAGAGCATAAATACCGTCAACAGTGGTGTTTTCATAGGCATCTGTTTTAATGAAACCTTCTTTGGTTAATTCTACTCCTGTTTTTTCAAGTCCGAATCCACTCACATTTGCTTTACGGCCAATTGCCCAAATGATAGCGTCTACCGTGTAAGATTCGCCATTTTCTAAAATTAACGTCAAAGAGTCATCGGCATTTTTTTTAACTTCTTTTGGAATTGAGTGCGTATGTAATTGTGGACCACTTTCGGCCATGTATTTAACAAGGGTTTCAACAATTTCTTTATCAAACGTACGAAGTGGTCGTTCATTACGAACAAAAAGGTCCGTCTTTGAACCGAGTGCATGTAAGACTCCGGCAAGTTCAACAGCAATGTAGCCAGCTCCAACAACAGCAACGCTATTTGGAAGACTATCTAAGGCAAAAAAGTCATCTGAAATCATGCCGTATTCAGCACCTGGAATATCAGGATAAAGAGCATGACCACCAGTCGCAATCAAAATATGCGGAGCTGTATAGTATTGACCAGCAACTTCAACCGTATGAGAATCAACAAAATTAGCATAGTCATAAACACGCTCAACACCATTGTTATCAAATCCGCGTTCATAAGAGCCATGAATAC from Streptococcus ruminicola encodes the following:
- a CDS encoding RsmF rRNA methyltransferase first C-terminal domain-containing protein, translating into MKLPDKFIEKYRNLLGQEADDFFATFDQEAVSGFRVNPLKNAQQTFESPIPDTPWGYYGKVSGKSPEHVSGLVYSQEPAAQMVAQVAAPGEHMRVLDLAAAPGGKSTHLLSYMNNTGVLVSNEISNKRSKILVENVERFGAKNVVVTNESSDRLAKVFKEYFDLIVFDGPCSGEGMFRKDPSATQYWHEGYPAECASLQKEILEEAMKMLAPGGTLVYSTCTWSPEENEGVVNWLLSKYDYLELLPIEKINGMAEGIDMTEVARMYPHRFKGEGQFVAKLHDTREPAHRKVKPIKSNLTKDQLNLWQDFAKKHLKIELNGLLQTFGDNLYLLPEGLPDLGKLKIARNGLHLGTFKKNRFEPSFALGLALSPNDVEQFVEIDIEQFKVYVTGNVINLENPLKNGWYLVSVNGNGIGFAKVTGNILKNYFPKGLRFNP
- the gorA gene encoding glutathione-disulfide reductase; the protein is MDVKQYDYIVIGGGSGGIASANRAAMHGAKVILFEAKEVGGTCVNLGCVPKKVMWYGAQVAETIQTYASEYGFHTADTTFDFKTLKANREAYIDRIHGSYERGFDNNGVERVYDYANFVDSHTVEVAGQYYTAPHILIATGGHALYPDIPGAEYGMISDDFFALDSLPNSVAVVGAGYIAVELAGVLHALGSKTDLFVRNERPLRTFDKEIVETLVKYMAESGPQLHTHSIPKEVKKNADDSLTLILENGESYTVDAIIWAIGRKANVSGFGLEKTGVELTKEGFIKTDAYENTTVDGIYALGDVNGKLELTPVAVKAGRQLSERLFNNKPNAKMDYKDVATVIFSHPAIGSIGYSEEKATEVFGADKIKVYRSTFTPMYTALGNHRQPSKMKLVTLGEDEKIIGLHGIGYGVDEMIQGFSVAIKMGATKEDFDNTVAIHPTGAEEFVTMR